CGGGGAGGTGAGTCAGACGGGGGCGCTGCTCCGCACGGTGACGCGCCAGTTCGCCGAGTTGCAGCAACGGAACTTCGCCTGCTGCGACGTGCAATCCACGACCCAGTGCGCGATCCTCACCACCCTGGAGCGCGAGGGCGACCAGACCCTGCGGGCCTTGACAAGCTCCCTCAATCTGGACAAGGCGTGGCTCAGCCGCAGCACCGACGACCTGGTGGAACAGGGGTTGCTCGTGAAGACCCCGCACCCCGGTGACCGCCGTGCCCTGCTGCTGCGCCTCACCGATGCGGGACACCAGGCCGCGCAGGACCTCGACGCCCAGCTCAATGCCCAATCCGCCCGCGTGCTGGCCCGCCTGCCGGAAGCGGACCGGGCGGCGACGTTGCGGCTCCTCACGGGCCTGAGCGCCGCGCTTCAGGCGGAACTCGACGGGGAGGGGGGCTGCGGATGCTGACCCGGGGAGCAAGCCCCACTGATCTTCCTGCCGCCGAGGCGTTGCTCGCCGCTCTCAACCTGCCCACGGCGGGCGTCCGCGAGCACCTGGGCGGCTTCCTCCTCGCCGAGGACGGGAACGGGCACCTGCTTGGGCTCGCCGGGCTGGAGACGCACGGCCAGGTGGCGCTCCTGCGCTCCGTGGCCGTCACGCCATCGGTACAGGGGCAGGGCGTGGCCGCCCGGCTCGT
This genomic stretch from Deinococcus planocerae harbors:
- a CDS encoding MarR family winged helix-turn-helix transcriptional regulator; amino-acid sequence: MTVAKNNKVGEVSQTGALLRTVTRQFAELQQRNFACCDVQSTTQCAILTTLEREGDQTLRALTSSLNLDKAWLSRSTDDLVEQGLLVKTPHPGDRRALLLRLTDAGHQAAQDLDAQLNAQSARVLARLPEADRAATLRLLTGLSAALQAELDGEGGCGC